A DNA window from Actinomadura coerulea contains the following coding sequences:
- a CDS encoding glycosyltransferase family 2 protein, whose protein sequence is MQDVAVCIPAKDEADRIAATVKAAQELPGADLVVVIDDGSSDGTGRVAREAGARVVRHSRNRGKGAAMESGAEAVRLLDEGREQPRHLLFLDADLAETARDAAPLVEPVRSGEADMTIAVFSTTVKLGGHGFVVRLSRDGIRRATGWEATAPLNGQRCLTRAAFDAALPLAAGFGVETALTIDLLRAGFRVTEVEVPLAHRATGTDWRSQLHRARQFRDVARALAVREPAVAGGLERLRGSRP, encoded by the coding sequence ATGCAGGACGTAGCGGTATGCATCCCGGCCAAGGACGAAGCCGACCGCATCGCGGCCACGGTCAAGGCCGCCCAGGAGCTTCCCGGCGCCGACCTCGTCGTGGTGATCGACGACGGCTCCTCCGACGGCACCGGGCGGGTGGCCCGCGAGGCCGGGGCGCGGGTCGTGCGGCACAGCCGCAACCGGGGCAAGGGCGCCGCGATGGAGAGCGGGGCCGAGGCCGTCCGGCTGCTCGACGAGGGCCGCGAACAGCCCCGCCACCTGCTGTTCCTCGACGCCGACCTCGCCGAGACCGCGCGCGATGCCGCGCCGCTGGTCGAGCCGGTCAGGTCCGGTGAGGCCGACATGACGATCGCCGTGTTCAGCACGACCGTGAAGCTCGGCGGGCACGGGTTCGTCGTCCGGCTGTCGCGCGACGGGATCCGCCGCGCCACCGGCTGGGAGGCCACCGCGCCGCTGAACGGGCAGCGCTGCCTGACCCGGGCCGCGTTCGACGCCGCGCTGCCGCTCGCCGCCGGGTTCGGGGTGGAGACCGCGCTCACCATCGACCTGCTGCGCGCCGGGTTCCGGGTGACGGAGGTCGAGGTGCCGCTCGCGCACCGCGCCACCGGCACCGACTGGCGCTCCCAGCTGCACCGCGCCCGGCAGTTCCGGGACGTGGCGAGAGCGCTCGCCGTGCGCGAACCGGCGGTGGCCGGGGGGCTCGAGCGCCTGCGCGGCAGCCGCCCATGA
- a CDS encoding STAS domain-containing protein yields the protein MELNVSTASQGGHAVVTATGELDLYTAPRLQAALAGLLRDQADHIVVDMSGVEFCDSTGMNVLLSAMKRLKEQGGALELAAPRPAVKRILQVTGLDTVFTVTEAAPVLDAG from the coding sequence GTGGAGCTAAATGTCTCGACCGCGTCTCAGGGGGGTCACGCCGTTGTCACGGCGACCGGTGAGCTCGACCTGTACACCGCGCCACGGTTGCAGGCGGCCCTCGCGGGCCTGCTGCGCGACCAGGCCGACCACATCGTGGTCGACATGAGCGGCGTGGAGTTCTGCGACTCGACGGGCATGAACGTGCTGCTCTCGGCCATGAAGCGGCTGAAGGAGCAGGGCGGCGCGCTGGAACTGGCCGCGCCGCGCCCCGCCGTGAAGCGGATCCTGCAGGTCACCGGGCTCGACACCGTCTTCACCGTGACGGAGGCGGCGCCGGTCCTGGACGCCGGCTGA